The following are encoded together in the bacterium genome:
- a CDS encoding lipase maturation factor family protein: MSRAERAWTFDPTVTSGPVVGRAFHRVLAAIFCVAWLSLGSQLDVLIGSRGLLPAAPYLRAAADAGAGFWNLPTLFWIDASDAALRAGVWVGGALSLAALLGVAPRLCIGLATALYLSYATAARSFLSFQWDNLLLECGALAVFLPTDRPVRWIHVLFRVLLFKLYWESGLAKWQSPLGDWQDGSAMTFYYETAPLPVWPAWYAHHLPAWWHHVESWAMLVVELLLPPLAFGPRRARLLLLVALTGFQIVNLATANYGFFVYLALALHLFLLTDRDLQRLLARLPGWRPPRPAAPPRWRRLRGAGAALVASLYLALSLATAMLTFAPLPPAAASTLAHATAIAEPWRLVNTYHLFAQITRARIEPAFEVERDGDWQRLSFWHKPGDPTRAPDLVAPHQPRVDFQLWFYGLSFERGTPAYVTTLLERLCQDPAAVQPLFATPLPAQPAAVRIVFERYRFSDARTTGAWWTTTPVAETRRMSCSALRAAPQPGDQAASDTSVGVSVAGTNIGAELPINCSRRRSGATFSISAMFSNEYGHWRSADATQRYASM; this comes from the coding sequence GTGAGCCGAGCGGAACGCGCCTGGACCTTCGACCCGACGGTGACGTCGGGCCCGGTGGTCGGCCGCGCCTTCCACCGCGTCCTCGCGGCCATCTTCTGCGTCGCCTGGCTCTCCCTCGGCTCGCAACTCGACGTCCTGATCGGCAGTCGCGGCCTCCTGCCGGCGGCGCCCTACCTGCGCGCGGCAGCCGACGCCGGCGCCGGCTTCTGGAACCTGCCGACGCTGTTCTGGATCGATGCCAGCGACGCCGCGCTGCGCGCCGGCGTCTGGGTCGGCGGCGCGTTGTCGCTGGCGGCGCTGCTCGGCGTCGCGCCGCGATTGTGCATCGGGCTCGCCACCGCGCTCTACCTTTCGTACGCGACGGCGGCTCGCTCGTTCCTCTCCTTCCAGTGGGACAACCTGTTGCTCGAATGCGGCGCGCTGGCGGTCTTCCTCCCGACCGATCGGCCGGTGCGCTGGATCCACGTGCTCTTCCGGGTCCTGCTGTTCAAGCTCTACTGGGAGTCGGGCCTGGCGAAGTGGCAGTCGCCGCTCGGCGACTGGCAGGACGGCAGCGCGATGACCTTCTACTACGAGACCGCGCCCCTGCCCGTCTGGCCGGCCTGGTACGCGCATCACCTGCCGGCGTGGTGGCACCACGTCGAGAGCTGGGCGATGCTGGTGGTCGAGTTGCTGTTGCCGCCGCTCGCCTTCGGCCCGCGTCGCGCCCGCCTGCTGCTCCTGGTCGCCCTGACGGGCTTTCAGATCGTCAACCTCGCGACCGCCAACTACGGCTTCTTCGTCTACCTGGCCCTGGCGCTGCACCTGTTCCTGCTCACCGACCGCGATCTGCAGCGCCTCCTCGCCCGCCTGCCGGGCTGGCGGCCGCCGCGCCCAGCGGCGCCGCCGCGCTGGCGCCGTCTGCGCGGCGCGGGCGCTGCGCTGGTCGCGTCGCTCTACCTCGCGCTGTCGCTCGCCACCGCGATGCTGACCTTCGCGCCGCTGCCGCCGGCCGCCGCGTCGACGCTGGCCCACGCCACCGCGATCGCCGAGCCCTGGCGACTGGTGAACACCTACCACCTCTTCGCGCAGATCACTCGCGCGCGCATCGAACCCGCCTTCGAGGTCGAGCGCGACGGCGACTGGCAACGCCTGAGCTTCTGGCACAAGCCGGGTGATCCGACGCGTGCCCCCGATCTGGTCGCCCCACACCAGCCGCGGGTGGATTTCCAGCTCTGGTTCTACGGCCTGTCGTTCGAGCGCGGCACGCCGGCATACGTGACGACGCTGCTCGAACGGCTGTGCCAGGATCCAGCCGCGGTGCAGCCGCTGTTCGCGACCCCACTGCCGGCGCAGCCGGCAGCGGTGCGCATCGTGTTCGAGCGCTACCGGTTCAGCGATGCACGGACGACCGGCGCGTGGTGGACCACGACGCCGGTCGCCGAGACTCGGCGCATGTCCTGCAGCGCGCTGCGAGCGGCGCCGCAGCCAGGCGATCAGGCCGCCTCGGACACTTCCGTTGGCGTGTCCGTGGCCGGCACGAACATCGGCGCCGAATTGCCGATCAACTGCTCGCGCAGGCGCTCGGGAGCGACGTTCAGCATCTCCGCGATGTTCTCGAACGAATACGGCCACTGGCGGTCAGCCGACGCCACCCAGCGGTACGCCTCCATGTAG
- the sufT gene encoding putative Fe-S cluster assembly protein SufT: MAYDQIETRRECDAVAIPQGTPVRIPAGTMAVITQSLGGSYTLQIPSMGGLFRVAGRDADALGLTPEAVGEAQGDSGGPVSEEHVWAQLKNVYDPEIPVNIVDLGLVYDLRILPAPSGGSRVEVKMTLTAQGCGMGGPISMDAKHRIESLPGVDTADVEVVWDPPWNPHMISPEGRAKLGME; the protein is encoded by the coding sequence ATGGCATATGATCAGATCGAGACCAGGCGCGAGTGCGACGCGGTCGCGATTCCACAGGGCACGCCCGTGCGCATTCCGGCCGGCACCATGGCGGTGATCACCCAGTCACTTGGCGGGAGTTACACGCTGCAGATCCCCAGCATGGGCGGTCTGTTCCGCGTCGCGGGCCGCGACGCGGATGCGTTGGGCCTGACGCCGGAGGCGGTCGGCGAGGCCCAGGGCGACTCCGGCGGCCCAGTCAGTGAAGAGCACGTCTGGGCGCAGTTGAAGAACGTCTACGACCCCGAGATTCCGGTCAACATCGTCGATCTCGGCCTGGTGTATGACCTGCGCATCCTGCCAGCGCCGAGCGGTGGCAGCCGGGTCGAGGTCAAGATGACCCTCACCGCTCAGGGGTGCGGCATGGGCGGTCCGATCTCGATGGACGCCAAGCACCGGATCGAGAGCCTGCCTGGAGTCGACACGGCGGACGTGGAGGTCGTGTGGGACCCGCCCTGGAACCCGCACATGATCTCCCCTGAGGGGCGCGCCAAGCTCGGCATGGAGTAG
- a CDS encoding DUF4215 domain-containing protein encodes MTHRCPGLAFALLLVAMEADAAIDLTGKWRVEYGASGTEIVDLAQSGSAVTATLAPGGVPVAMSGTVDDIGLSLSLSVPGCAPPACFATLSARLLPDGTWLDGVLVLGAPPLPGTSRVLGRRCECFDGNSSDGDGCSAACRIEPCFSCVGMPSTCTPTPDGGTCEDGSPCTAGTTCSAGQCGGGGSVSPCIDLRGVFDVHYESGFVAFDTAERVEQFGETVLFRDAAGGTPGLLGHLDFLTGALALDVPVTYILCIGVEHATGTAALDGSAFTLSGSASVPTLHGCLADAYGATGVRRTTCGDGVVVAPEQCDDGNTTSGDGCDANCTATGCGNGVRTSGEACDDGNTTSGDGCAADCTVEPCWTCVGAPASACSTAYTPHCARPQEPRRATVRLARRADAARDLIGAKTGKTSGLPMALLGDPLTSAAYQVCLYDRSLPLPRLLFGARVPAGGTCGGSPCWRAVSGGFAYRDASGAADGITTLRVVADRHGRGEAIVAGRGSGLLGTATGLPELPLPVPLEVQVQNAVNADGCFAIDVPTVAVVRNDAASGRFVARGAP; translated from the coding sequence ATGACGCACCGCTGTCCCGGCCTCGCGTTCGCCCTTCTGCTCGTGGCCATGGAGGCCGATGCCGCGATCGATCTCACCGGCAAGTGGCGGGTGGAGTACGGCGCCAGCGGCACGGAGATCGTCGATCTGGCGCAGAGCGGCAGCGCCGTCACGGCGACCCTGGCGCCCGGCGGTGTCCCGGTCGCGATGTCCGGCACCGTCGACGACATCGGCCTGTCGCTCAGCCTGAGCGTCCCCGGCTGCGCGCCGCCCGCCTGCTTCGCCACCCTCTCGGCGCGGCTCCTGCCGGACGGGACCTGGCTCGACGGTGTCCTGGTGCTCGGCGCGCCCCCGCTTCCCGGCACCTCGCGCGTGCTGGGGCGCCGGTGCGAGTGCTTCGATGGCAACAGCAGCGATGGCGACGGTTGCTCTGCCGCATGTCGCATCGAGCCGTGCTTCAGTTGCGTTGGCATGCCGTCGACCTGCACGCCGACGCCGGATGGCGGCACCTGCGAGGACGGATCGCCGTGCACGGCCGGCACGACCTGCAGCGCCGGCCAGTGCGGCGGCGGCGGCAGCGTCAGCCCCTGCATCGACCTCCGCGGGGTGTTCGATGTCCACTACGAGAGCGGCTTCGTCGCCTTCGACACCGCCGAACGCGTCGAGCAGTTCGGCGAGACGGTGCTCTTCCGCGATGCCGCCGGCGGCACCCCTGGCCTGCTGGGGCATCTCGACTTCCTCACCGGCGCGCTGGCACTGGACGTGCCCGTGACCTACATCCTGTGCATCGGCGTGGAGCACGCCACGGGGACCGCGGCGCTGGACGGATCCGCCTTCACGCTGTCCGGCAGCGCCAGCGTGCCGACGCTGCACGGCTGCCTGGCGGACGCCTACGGCGCCACCGGTGTCCGCCGCACCACCTGCGGCGACGGCGTCGTGGTGGCGCCCGAGCAGTGCGACGATGGCAACACCACCTCGGGCGACGGCTGCGACGCGAACTGCACGGCGACCGGCTGCGGCAACGGCGTCCGCACCAGCGGCGAAGCGTGCGACGACGGCAATACCACCTCCGGCGACGGCTGCGCGGCCGATTGCACCGTCGAGCCGTGCTGGACCTGTGTCGGCGCGCCGGCGTCGGCGTGCAGCACGGCCTACACGCCGCACTGTGCCCGTCCGCAGGAGCCGCGCCGCGCGACCGTGCGCCTGGCGCGCCGCGCGGACGCCGCGCGCGATCTCATTGGCGCGAAGACCGGCAAGACGAGCGGTCTGCCCATGGCCCTGCTCGGCGATCCGCTGACCAGCGCCGCCTACCAGGTGTGCCTCTACGATCGGTCGCTGCCGCTGCCGCGGCTGCTCTTCGGCGCGCGCGTGCCCGCCGGCGGCACCTGCGGCGGCAGTCCCTGCTGGCGGGCGGTGAGCGGGGGCTTCGCCTACCGCGATGCCAGCGGCGCCGCGGACGGCATTACCACGCTGCGCGTCGTCGCCGATCGCCACGGTCGCGGCGAGGCGATCGTCGCGGGTCGCGGCAGCGGCCTGCTGGGGACCGCTACCGGCCTTCCCGAGCTCCCGCTGCCGGTGCCGCTGGAGGTGCAGGTGCAGAATGCCGTCAATGCCGACGGTTGCTTCGCCATCGACGTGCCCACCGTGGCCGTCGTGCGCAACGACGCGGCGAGCGGCCGCTTCGTCGCCCGTGGCGCTCCCTGA
- a CDS encoding acyl--CoA ligase, which translates to MSDAMTLDALLRDWATRWGGYTAVLGGDTALSFAALDDAATRWAATLAGAGAGPGSRIALWGANQPAWLAAAFGVWRAGATLVPVSTFATERELGDIIAHADVDAMIVQPRMGQRDFAAMVRALPDGVRPRQVWPLASDGPRGRGPARAPADANDGEALACVLYTSGTTGQPKGVMLSHRAILATVPPTAERGGLAPGDVVLSTLPLFWVAGLVIRALPTLASGSALVLLETFSASAAVAALRAHRPTALHLRPPQVGQLLAHPDFEPSMLAPIRRGGGRVDWFAGHLDADRARFITGYGMTETAGYVTALDWRDAAAERASEIGTPLPGVELRIVAADGRACAAGETGEIRVRCPGLFSGYYKQAGTGLDDQGYFRTGDLGSVDAEGRFRFTGRSKDLLRVKGINVSPAEVENVLAAHADVEAAHVVGLPADGLDQEVVALIITRGGRALPEAELRAHAAANLSGYKRPSRYLAIDRDEVPLGATSKPQRATLARLAAARLERPESSRG; encoded by the coding sequence GTGTCTGACGCGATGACCCTCGACGCCCTGTTGCGCGACTGGGCGACGCGCTGGGGTGGGTACACGGCCGTCCTCGGTGGCGACACGGCGCTCTCGTTCGCCGCGCTCGACGACGCCGCGACGCGCTGGGCGGCAACGCTCGCTGGCGCCGGCGCGGGACCGGGATCGCGGATCGCGTTGTGGGGCGCCAATCAGCCGGCATGGCTGGCGGCGGCGTTCGGCGTGTGGCGGGCCGGGGCGACCCTGGTGCCGGTATCGACCTTCGCGACCGAACGCGAGCTCGGCGACATCATCGCCCATGCCGACGTGGATGCGATGATCGTCCAGCCGCGGATGGGGCAGCGGGATTTCGCGGCGATGGTGAGGGCGCTGCCGGACGGCGTCCGCCCGCGTCAGGTGTGGCCGCTCGCCAGCGATGGCCCGCGGGGACGAGGCCCGGCGCGCGCGCCCGCCGACGCCAACGACGGCGAGGCGCTCGCCTGCGTGCTCTACACCTCCGGCACCACCGGCCAGCCGAAGGGGGTGATGCTGTCCCACCGCGCGATTCTCGCCACCGTGCCGCCGACCGCCGAACGCGGCGGTCTGGCGCCGGGCGATGTGGTCCTGTCCACCCTGCCGCTGTTCTGGGTCGCGGGGTTGGTCATTCGGGCGCTGCCGACGCTCGCCTCCGGCAGCGCGCTCGTCCTGCTGGAGACGTTCTCGGCGAGCGCGGCGGTCGCCGCGTTGCGCGCCCATCGGCCGACCGCATTGCACCTGCGTCCGCCACAGGTCGGGCAGCTCCTCGCGCATCCCGATTTCGAGCCGTCGATGTTGGCGCCGATCCGCCGCGGCGGTGGGCGGGTGGACTGGTTCGCCGGGCACCTCGATGCCGACCGTGCCCGCTTCATCACTGGTTACGGCATGACCGAGACCGCCGGCTACGTGACGGCGCTCGACTGGCGGGATGCGGCCGCGGAGCGCGCCAGCGAGATCGGGACGCCGCTCCCCGGCGTCGAGCTGCGCATCGTGGCAGCCGACGGCCGCGCCTGTGCCGCCGGCGAGACCGGCGAGATCCGCGTCCGCTGCCCGGGCCTGTTCAGCGGCTACTACAAGCAGGCCGGTACGGGGCTCGACGACCAGGGGTACTTCCGCACCGGTGATCTCGGTTCGGTGGATGCCGAGGGGCGCTTCCGCTTCACCGGCCGGAGCAAGGACCTGCTGCGCGTCAAGGGGATCAACGTGTCGCCGGCCGAGGTCGAGAACGTGCTGGCGGCGCACGCCGACGTCGAAGCCGCGCACGTGGTGGGGCTGCCCGCGGACGGGCTCGATCAGGAGGTCGTCGCGCTGATCATCACCCGCGGCGGCCGAGCGCTCCCGGAGGCCGAGCTGCGGGCGCACGCCGCCGCCAACCTGTCGGGCTACAAGCGGCCATCGCGCTACCTGGCGATCGACCGCGATGAGGTACCGCTCGGCGCGACGTCGAAGCCGCAGCGCGCCACCCTGGCACGGCTCGCCGCGGCGCGGCTGGAGCGCCCCGAGTCGTCGCGCGGCTGA
- the gspN gene encoding type II secretion system protein GspN produces MRVPALRLPAWRPSFDWAELGSRSTILYALYTLVLFGIFLFANFPHKVLVQRVLQSVEIPGVRITVGDVRFAWWHGFELQQVVVAPSDPSLPAFFEASSLYVRPALSDLVRGRVQSLALSGALYGGTFDGTVNGGEVNRVSLNVDGLQLQRYALLASALQGGQIAGRLSGVVSVESRGSDIGDVRAAGDLQLDGASVTDAKYSQFPIPPLHFKTVATRFDLQGGRLDLQELSADGSEITLNASGQVAMRQPLGDSVLNLKVALAPGPEAPDDVKTLLSALIPPPAKGAKADAPRTLSGTLTKPRLR; encoded by the coding sequence ATGCGCGTTCCGGCCCTCCGCCTGCCGGCCTGGCGGCCCTCGTTCGACTGGGCCGAGCTCGGCTCGCGCAGCACCATCCTCTACGCGCTCTACACGCTGGTGCTGTTCGGCATCTTCCTGTTCGCCAACTTTCCCCACAAGGTCCTCGTCCAGCGCGTGCTCCAGTCGGTCGAGATCCCGGGCGTGCGCATCACCGTCGGCGACGTGCGCTTCGCCTGGTGGCACGGGTTCGAGCTGCAGCAGGTGGTCGTCGCCCCGAGCGATCCGTCGTTGCCGGCGTTCTTCGAGGCGTCGAGCCTGTACGTCCGCCCGGCGCTCTCCGATCTGGTCCGCGGCCGCGTCCAGTCGCTGGCGCTCAGTGGCGCGCTGTACGGGGGCACCTTCGACGGCACGGTCAACGGCGGCGAGGTGAATCGCGTCTCGCTGAACGTCGATGGCCTGCAGTTGCAGCGCTATGCGCTGCTGGCGAGCGCGCTGCAGGGCGGGCAGATCGCGGGCCGGCTGAGCGGCGTGGTGAGCGTCGAGAGCCGTGGCAGCGACATCGGGGACGTGCGCGCCGCCGGCGATCTGCAACTCGACGGGGCGAGCGTCACCGACGCCAAGTACAGCCAATTCCCGATCCCGCCGCTGCATTTCAAGACCGTGGCCACCCGCTTCGATCTGCAGGGTGGGCGCCTCGACCTGCAGGAGCTCTCGGCCGACGGCAGCGAGATCACGCTCAATGCCAGCGGCCAGGTGGCGATGCGGCAGCCACTGGGGGACAGCGTGCTGAACCTCAAGGTCGCCCTGGCGCCGGGGCCCGAAGCGCCGGACGACGTGAAGACCCTGCTGTCGGCGTTGATTCCGCCGCCGGCCAAGGGGGCCAAGGCCGACGCGCCGCGCACGCTCAGCGGCACCCTGACCAAGCCGCGGCTCCGCTGA
- a CDS encoding type II secretion system protein M, with amino-acid sequence MNWGALLAYYQRLSPRERMLVGLAGGVVLVMALYLLVWEPLETGRLGLARRIQIKTTELQEMQHMREVYLDLLNQFELRQKIIDRADPKFSLFPHIEATVGQVVGRDKITSMNPQNKELGGGAYREESVEIKLTGVTLEQLTDLMYKIEKSPQPLRFTRMQVKKRVREPSTFDLTATVSMLRAQQPPPGAESGGGAGA; translated from the coding sequence ATGAATTGGGGTGCGCTGCTGGCGTACTACCAGCGCCTGTCTCCCCGCGAACGGATGCTGGTTGGCCTGGCGGGCGGCGTCGTGCTCGTCATGGCGCTCTACCTGTTGGTCTGGGAGCCGCTGGAGACGGGCCGTCTCGGGCTCGCGCGCCGCATCCAGATCAAGACCACCGAGCTGCAGGAGATGCAGCACATGCGGGAGGTCTACCTCGATCTCCTGAACCAGTTCGAGCTGCGGCAGAAGATCATCGACCGCGCCGACCCGAAGTTCTCGCTCTTCCCGCACATCGAGGCGACCGTCGGCCAGGTGGTGGGACGCGACAAGATCACCTCGATGAACCCGCAGAACAAGGAGCTCGGCGGCGGCGCCTATCGCGAGGAGTCGGTGGAGATCAAGCTCACCGGCGTCACCCTCGAGCAGCTCACCGACCTGATGTACAAGATCGAGAAATCGCCGCAGCCGCTGCGCTTCACCCGCATGCAGGTGAAGAAGCGGGTGCGCGAACCGTCGACCTTCGATCTCACGGCGACGGTGTCGATGCTGCGCGCGCAGCAGCCGCCGCCCGGCGCCGAGAGCGGTGGCGGGGCAGGGGCCTGA
- the pilM gene encoding pilus assembly protein PilM, translating into MPQRILSLEIGDAELKAAVVQTSFRDYKVAGFFREALNGNASDQVRQFVASHSEPGDTILSALPGDRVTWRTLFLPFRDQKKLSQTIPFELENSVPFGLDEVVVDYQVLQRDSAGSTVLAALVQRDDLEAHLKLLQESGADPKVVGIGPLAALNVLSLVPDRPPTFAFVDFGVGTITVALYRERELVGLRTLARPLPDAESNGSGEAGADATIADLRWTLLALNGAALDDELPCYVAGDPALVDGLERPLAAALGVSVRRLDRIGLPTLTPEIGTQAPAFSSSLGLALREVSPNAALGVNFRKGEFTFHRGQQELRRALRTVALLGVVVLVLTVLDMFVKYQQLRQQAAAIDTQIQKVFAATLPDLGRPLNPKGVLQQETDALRERVDLVTDIVPVSTSTSIDILRAAAGAVPNNIRIDCEEWTMDPDAVRVRCNTETYTTVDDIKAGLEHTGVFSGVEVKDAKPDPKGGIDFRMTMKLNKAVRPPSGGRR; encoded by the coding sequence ATGCCACAACGCATCTTGTCTCTCGAGATCGGCGACGCCGAGCTCAAGGCGGCGGTCGTGCAGACCAGCTTCCGCGACTACAAGGTCGCGGGCTTCTTTCGCGAGGCCCTGAACGGGAACGCGAGCGACCAGGTCAGGCAGTTCGTCGCCTCCCACAGCGAGCCCGGGGACACCATCCTCTCGGCGCTGCCCGGCGACCGGGTCACCTGGCGGACGCTCTTCCTGCCGTTCCGCGACCAGAAGAAGCTCTCGCAGACCATCCCGTTCGAGCTCGAGAACAGCGTCCCCTTCGGCCTCGACGAGGTGGTGGTCGACTACCAGGTCCTGCAGCGCGACAGCGCCGGCTCGACCGTGCTGGCCGCCCTGGTCCAACGCGACGACCTCGAAGCGCATCTGAAGCTGCTGCAGGAGAGCGGCGCCGATCCCAAGGTGGTCGGCATCGGGCCGCTCGCCGCGCTCAACGTCCTGAGCCTCGTTCCGGACCGCCCGCCGACCTTCGCCTTCGTCGACTTCGGCGTCGGCACCATCACCGTCGCGCTGTACCGCGAACGCGAGCTGGTCGGCCTGCGTACCCTGGCGCGCCCGCTGCCCGACGCCGAGAGCAACGGCAGCGGCGAGGCCGGCGCCGACGCGACGATCGCCGACCTGCGCTGGACCCTGCTGGCGCTCAACGGCGCCGCGCTGGACGACGAGCTGCCGTGCTATGTCGCCGGCGACCCGGCGCTGGTCGACGGCCTCGAACGGCCGCTGGCCGCGGCGCTCGGCGTCAGCGTGCGCCGTCTCGATCGCATCGGCCTCCCCACCCTGACGCCCGAGATCGGGACGCAGGCACCAGCCTTCAGCTCGAGCCTCGGCCTCGCCCTGCGCGAGGTGTCGCCGAACGCCGCATTGGGCGTGAACTTCCGCAAGGGCGAGTTCACCTTCCATCGCGGCCAGCAGGAGCTGCGGCGGGCCTTGCGGACGGTGGCGCTGCTCGGCGTCGTCGTGCTGGTGCTGACGGTGCTCGACATGTTCGTGAAGTACCAGCAGCTCCGCCAGCAGGCGGCGGCGATCGACACCCAGATCCAGAAGGTCTTCGCCGCGACCCTGCCCGACCTCGGCCGCCCGCTCAATCCCAAGGGCGTGTTGCAGCAGGAGACCGATGCGCTGCGCGAACGCGTGGACCTGGTCACCGACATCGTACCGGTGAGCACGTCGACCAGCATCGATATCCTGCGCGCCGCCGCCGGCGCCGTGCCGAACAACATCCGCATCGACTGCGAGGAATGGACGATGGACCCGGACGCGGTGCGGGTGCGCTGCAACACCGAGACGTATACGACGGTGGACGACATCAAGGCCGGCCTCGAGCACACCGGGGTGTTCAGCGGCGTGGAGGTGAAGGACGCCAAGCCGGACCCGAAGGGCGGCATCGACTTCCGCATGACGATGAAGCTGAACAAGGCGGTGCGCCCGCCGAGCGGCGGCCGACGATGA
- a CDS encoding general secretion pathway protein GspK, translated as MSPTTGRSEAARGGAAAAAPRPLDNERGLALVIVLAVVALLTILVTEFTFNTQLDQHRTRNAVHALQAQLLARSGINLAEGFLMLDEEPAYDAYSEDWFPQMVQFCRELNIDPTMRLRCTVRDESGKINVNNTREPPRRVQGQSVTGSAVLRDAMRCLFAGRGIDVEVVDRLAEYWQQEPPPRDDGNPGVIPDFTSLEDFGATFRISSQDLQKLRGVLTAQPRALLPRINVNTAPREVLAAVLNAEQHQGACADSGTVDEVVQRQRDPDQPFRASGDLNSIIGSLENSNIKSTLFGVQSRLFRLEASALTNVDPDNPDSGGIGQTISILVARQTSLRPRSGGVQQVGSNGKPLPNWTLRPLDWQKEGGARLFRPLPGEDEDQPGTMDEENAPRDRRG; from the coding sequence ATGAGTCCGACCACGGGACGGAGTGAGGCCGCGCGCGGCGGCGCCGCCGCCGCGGCGCCGCGCCCGCTCGACAACGAGCGCGGTCTGGCGCTGGTCATCGTGCTCGCCGTCGTCGCCCTGCTGACCATTCTGGTGACCGAGTTCACCTTCAACACGCAGCTCGATCAGCACCGGACGCGCAATGCCGTCCACGCCCTCCAGGCGCAGCTCCTCGCCCGCTCCGGCATCAATCTCGCGGAGGGCTTCCTCATGCTCGACGAAGAGCCGGCGTACGACGCCTACAGCGAGGACTGGTTCCCGCAGATGGTCCAGTTCTGCCGCGAGCTGAACATCGACCCGACCATGCGCCTGCGCTGCACGGTGCGCGACGAGAGCGGCAAGATCAACGTCAACAACACCCGCGAACCGCCGCGCCGGGTCCAGGGCCAGTCGGTGACCGGCAGCGCCGTGCTGCGCGACGCCATGCGCTGCCTGTTCGCCGGCCGCGGCATCGACGTCGAGGTGGTCGACCGCCTGGCCGAGTACTGGCAGCAGGAGCCGCCTCCGCGCGACGACGGCAACCCCGGCGTCATTCCCGACTTCACCTCGCTCGAGGATTTCGGCGCCACCTTCCGCATCTCCAGCCAGGACCTGCAGAAGCTGCGCGGCGTCCTGACCGCGCAGCCGCGCGCGCTGCTGCCGCGCATCAACGTCAACACCGCGCCGCGCGAGGTGCTCGCCGCCGTGCTCAACGCCGAGCAACACCAGGGCGCGTGCGCGGACAGCGGCACGGTCGACGAGGTGGTGCAGCGGCAACGCGATCCCGACCAGCCGTTTCGCGCCAGCGGCGATCTGAACAGCATCATCGGCAGCCTCGAGAACTCGAACATCAAGTCGACCCTCTTCGGCGTGCAGAGTCGCCTTTTCCGCCTGGAGGCGAGCGCGCTCACCAACGTCGATCCCGACAACCCCGACAGCGGCGGCATCGGCCAGACGATCAGCATCCTGGTGGCGCGGCAGACCTCGCTGCGCCCGCGCAGCGGCGGGGTGCAGCAGGTCGGGAGCAACGGTAAACCCCTCCCCAACTGGACTTTGCGGCCGCTGGACTGGCAAAAGGAGGGGGGCGCGCGCCTCTTCCGTCCGCTCCCCGGCGAGGATGAGGACCAGCCCGGGACGATGGACGAGGAGAATGCGCCGCGCGACCGGCGCGGCTGA
- a CDS encoding prepilin-type N-terminal cleavage/methylation domain-containing protein: MAVTPTSRPDARGFTLLELLLAIVILSLVTATVYGSLSRTESSKRIAESRSELYSAGRLAVMKLAGDIEAALPPPSGDRIYFRGGGGRSSAPELHLVTMNRGGFGMNRVRPGRVLVVYSLLPIAKRRGQYSLLREEYLYKAMLDKADGIQQQPSSSLDEQDEDQAPTEQASLLLECPNVQDDLDLPGSCLPVTSLIFRYFDDTVGDWRDDWDSTVDNSATYGRLPAAVEITLTLADEDGAEHPFYTVVDLPLARGQPTPAVSANQRATGQNGDHDADEHDESDHGTE, from the coding sequence ATGGCCGTGACCCCGACAAGCAGACCTGACGCCCGCGGCTTCACGCTGCTCGAGCTGCTGCTCGCGATCGTGATCCTCAGCCTGGTGACGGCGACGGTCTACGGCTCGCTGTCGCGCACCGAATCGTCGAAGCGCATCGCCGAGAGCCGCTCCGAGCTCTATTCCGCCGGCCGCCTGGCGGTGATGAAGCTGGCCGGCGACATCGAGGCGGCGCTGCCGCCGCCATCGGGCGACCGCATCTACTTCCGCGGCGGCGGGGGCCGTAGCAGCGCGCCGGAGCTGCACCTGGTGACCATGAACCGCGGCGGCTTCGGGATGAACCGCGTCCGCCCCGGGCGCGTGCTCGTGGTGTACAGCCTCCTGCCCATCGCCAAGCGGCGCGGCCAGTACTCGCTGCTGCGCGAGGAGTACCTCTACAAGGCGATGCTCGACAAGGCCGACGGCATCCAGCAGCAGCCGTCCTCGAGCCTCGACGAGCAGGACGAGGACCAGGCGCCCACCGAACAGGCCTCGTTGCTGCTCGAGTGCCCGAACGTCCAGGACGACCTCGATCTCCCGGGCTCCTGCCTGCCGGTCACGTCGCTGATCTTCCGCTATTTCGACGACACCGTCGGCGACTGGCGCGACGACTGGGACAGCACGGTCGACAACAGCGCCACCTACGGCCGTCTCCCCGCGGCGGTGGAGATCACCCTGACCCTGGCCGATGAGGACGGCGCCGAGCATCCCTTCTACACGGTGGTCGACCTGCCGCTGGCGCGCGGTCAGCCGACGCCGGCGGTGTCCGCGAACCAGCGCGCGACAGGGCAGAACGGCGACCACGACGCGGATGAGCACGATGAGTCCGACCACGGGACGGAGTGA